A region of the Candidatus Palauibacter australiensis genome:
CGGGGTCATCGTGGGGATCGGGTGGGGGCTCGCGACGCTGTGCGTCACGCTCATCATCTTCCCGCATCCCCTGGGTCTGCACGGCGGCGTGTGGGGTCTCGTGGTGAACTTCCTGGTGACCTGGTTCGTGAGCCGCGTCACGCCGCCGCCGAGCGACGTGACCGTGTCGCGGATTCACGGCGCTGTGGAGCGCTTCGTGTACGAGGGCGATCCCGCGTGAGCGTGGCCGGGAGCTGACGCGGTGGGCAGGCTCCTGGGAGGTGTCGCTCTTCTGGCGCTGGCGCTCCTCATGGTCTGGGGGTCTCTGCGCTCGGGCGCGGATCCGCTCGCCCTGAGGACGCTCGTCGCGCTCTTCATCGCGGCCGGACTGCCCGCCGCCGGCGGCGGCCTGCTCCTGGCGCGCCACTTCGGGGTCGGACGCCGCATCGAACACCGGCGGGAGGCACTCCGCCGCGACACGCTCGAGGCCGAGGTCCTGAAGATGGCGGGGCGCCACGGCGGGCGGATCACGGCGGTCGAGGTCGCCGGCGAACTGGCGGTACCCACGACGACGGCCGAGGAAGTCCTGAACGAACTGATGGCGCGGGAAATGGCCGAAATCGAGATCACGGACTCCGGTCTCCTCGTGTACAACTTCCACGACGTTCGGCACCTGTCGGAGAAGGAATCGGCGCGCGGGCTGCTCGAGCCGTGAGGGGAGAGCCGGTGCCGTGAGCGAGACGCGCTGGCCGTGCCCCGTATGTCTCGGCGCCAAGATGGAGAAGACGTCGCTCGGGGCCGGGGCCGGAGACGCAGCCGGTCCGCTTACGCTCGACCATTGCGCCCGTTGCGGCGGCATGTGGTTCGAGTTGGGGGAGGTGCAGCGCCTCCGTTCCGAACGTCCCGAGTCGCTGTGGGCACAGATCCCGGCGCGGGAGGAGCGGCACCGGGCCCAGTGTCACGCGTGCCGCGCGTTCGTCGACCGCGACGCGCCGAAATGCGCCGCGTGCGGGGCGAAGACCCGCCTGAACTGTCCCGCCTGCGACACCCGGATGCTGCAGGTCAGCCAGTCCTCGCTCACGCTCGATGTGTGCAAGCGGTGCAAGGGCGTGTGGTTCGACCACCACGAACTCGAGGCGATCTGGGAGATGGAGCGGGACCGGCTCGTCGCGCGGCGGGGACGCGACGGCGCGGTTGCGCGCACCGCGGACACCGGCGCCGATGTCCTGTTCGAGACGCTCTTCTGGGCGCCGGATCTCGTCTTCGTGGGGGCG
Encoded here:
- a CDS encoding zf-TFIIB domain-containing protein, translated to MSETRWPCPVCLGAKMEKTSLGAGAGDAAGPLTLDHCARCGGMWFELGEVQRLRSERPESLWAQIPAREERHRAQCHACRAFVDRDAPKCAACGAKTRLNCPACDTRMLQVSQSSLTLDVCKRCKGVWFDHHELEAIWEMERDRLVARRGRDGAVARTADTGADVLFETLFWAPDLVFVGAHVAGHAAAAAAEAAPAAIDAVGDAAASVFEAILEIVGGIFG